A portion of the Candidatus Poribacteria bacterium genome contains these proteins:
- a CDS encoding mandelate racemase/muconate lactonizing enzyme family protein — MKITDVKTLVMGTSWRNLTFVKVETDEGLTGVSEVRMNNRTDALVAYIDGAKKRHVIGSDPFNTEDLYQRLFRDDYGRAGEIVATGISVIEIACWDIIGKALNQPVYRLLGGACRDKIKAYANGWYRVERSSEEFHAAAKRVLEKGYRALKFDPFGAGYYELSYEEKLKSVELVEAVRDAVGPDVEILVEMHGRFSPYVAIEIAAELEKYQPSWVEEPVPPDNIAALAKAAEKINLPVATGERLHNKYEYRELINLQAADILQPDITQTGGFLETKKIAAMGDMCYMTVAPHNVGGPVSTATALHFAACTTNFKIQEHFNDFSEAWVKEAATGCPEVVDGYFSLPNGPGLGMELNEELIAEHPYREGSFNLFEDDWHKREY; from the coding sequence ATGAAAATTACAGATGTCAAAACACTGGTCATGGGTACCAGTTGGCGCAACTTAACGTTTGTCAAAGTTGAAACAGACGAAGGCTTGACAGGTGTCAGTGAGGTGCGGATGAATAACCGTACAGACGCGCTTGTCGCCTACATTGATGGTGCGAAAAAACGGCACGTTATCGGAAGCGATCCGTTCAACACAGAAGACCTCTACCAACGCCTGTTCCGCGACGATTACGGTCGCGCCGGTGAAATCGTCGCAACCGGCATTAGCGTTATTGAGATTGCGTGCTGGGATATTATCGGCAAAGCACTCAACCAACCGGTTTATCGGCTGCTCGGTGGTGCCTGTCGTGATAAGATTAAAGCGTACGCGAATGGCTGGTATCGTGTTGAACGCTCATCTGAAGAGTTTCACGCTGCCGCAAAAAGGGTACTTGAAAAAGGGTACCGGGCACTCAAGTTCGACCCGTTCGGTGCGGGGTACTATGAACTCTCTTACGAAGAGAAACTGAAATCCGTTGAACTCGTTGAAGCCGTGCGCGATGCCGTGGGACCCGATGTCGAAATTCTGGTTGAGATGCACGGTCGGTTCAGTCCTTATGTGGCGATTGAGATAGCCGCAGAACTGGAAAAATACCAACCGAGCTGGGTTGAGGAGCCTGTACCGCCCGATAATATCGCAGCACTCGCAAAAGCCGCTGAAAAGATTAATTTACCTGTCGCCACCGGCGAACGACTCCACAATAAATACGAGTATCGTGAGCTGATTAACCTACAAGCAGCAGACATATTGCAACCGGATATTACCCAGACGGGCGGTTTTTTGGAGACCAAGAAGATCGCAGCGATGGGCGACATGTGCTACATGACCGTTGCGCCGCACAATGTCGGCGGTCCCGTCTCTACGGCAACTGCCTTGCATTTTGCCGCTTGCACGACTAACTTTAAGATTCAGGAACATTTCAACGATTTCTCTGAGGCATGGGTGAAAGAAGCGGCAACCGGATGTCCGGAAGTTGTTGACGGCTATTTTAGTCTGCCCAATGGACCTGGACTCGGTATGGAACTCAATGAGGAGCTTATCGCCGAACATCCGTATCGTGAAGGTTCGTTCAACCTCTTTGAAGACGACTGGCACAAACGCGAATATTAG
- a CDS encoding cytochrome-c peroxidase, with product MLFDPNRVLVVLTFCLCSLPLLFIGCDEANPGTVLSQIESATQTPDLFSQEEWEVIRSLSPLPDKPPPNPTNYVADDPNAARLGQKFFFDFRFSKHSTIACSTCHSPFYAFADIESTSFATGRGTRNTPTVLNAAYNTWQLWDGRSETMWTQALFALEGESEMAGTRTQYAHVINEHYKTEYEAVFGRLPELEDITRFPTDGKPGDPAFDGMSEADQIAVNIIFSNIGKAVEAYQRLLITPDAPFDRYIAGDETAISAEAKRGLKVFIGKGGCVDCHNTPRFTDNAFHNIGIPQDGLTEDKGRFQGIPKLLANIFNSAGIYSDSRESSEEMLRLLETKPEDQGAFRTPTLRNFAITAPYFHTGEFPTLESVIAFKNAGGLTNGFPGIGSVPIEPLHLSEQEQSDLIAFLKTLTGELPPAHLLTKPR from the coding sequence ATGCTGTTTGATCCTAACAGAGTGTTAGTTGTCCTCACCTTTTGTTTATGCAGCCTGCCTCTACTCTTTATAGGATGCGACGAGGCAAACCCAGGAACAGTACTCTCTCAAATTGAATCCGCTACACAAACTCCCGACCTCTTTAGCCAAGAAGAATGGGAAGTCATAAGGAGCTTATCTCCTCTACCCGATAAACCACCACCGAATCCTACCAATTACGTCGCCGATGATCCTAACGCTGCACGCTTAGGTCAGAAGTTTTTCTTTGACTTCCGATTTTCAAAACACAGCACGATTGCTTGTTCAACATGCCATTCGCCATTTTACGCATTCGCAGATATTGAATCAACTTCATTCGCTACCGGCCGCGGTACAAGAAATACACCGACCGTGCTTAATGCCGCCTATAATACTTGGCAACTCTGGGATGGTAGGTCGGAGACGATGTGGACACAAGCACTCTTTGCCCTTGAAGGTGAAAGTGAAATGGCTGGTACACGCACTCAGTACGCGCATGTCATCAATGAACACTATAAAACCGAATATGAAGCGGTGTTTGGTCGGCTCCCCGAACTCGAAGATATCACCCGCTTTCCAACTGACGGTAAACCCGGAGACCCCGCGTTCGATGGCATGTCAGAAGCAGATCAGATCGCTGTGAACATCATCTTCTCAAACATCGGTAAGGCAGTTGAGGCATACCAACGCCTTTTAATTACCCCCGATGCACCATTTGATCGGTATATCGCAGGTGATGAGACAGCAATCTCGGCTGAGGCGAAGCGCGGCTTGAAAGTATTCATCGGCAAAGGCGGTTGTGTTGACTGTCATAATACACCGAGATTTACGGACAATGCATTTCATAACATCGGCATTCCACAAGACGGTTTGACAGAAGACAAAGGACGATTTCAAGGGATCCCGAAACTCTTAGCGAATATATTCAACAGTGCGGGTATCTATAGCGATTCCAGAGAATCGTCTGAAGAGATGCTGCGTCTTCTGGAAACGAAACCTGAGGATCAAGGCGCGTTCAGAACACCGACGTTGCGAAACTTTGCGATAACGGCACCTTATTTCCATACCGGTGAATTTCCAACACTTGAATCGGTGATCGCATTTAAGAATGCTGGCGGTCTCACCAACGGATTTCCGGGTATAGGTAGTGTGCCGATAGAACCCCTTCATCTCAGCGAACAGGAACAAAGTGATTTGATTGCGTTCTTAAAAACATTGACAGGCGAATTACCGCCCGCACATTTGCTTACAAAACCCAGATAG
- a CDS encoding DNA cytosine methyltransferase gives MNDFNFIDLFAGIGGIRIPFEKLGGTCVFSSEWDKYAQQTYSHNFGETPAGDITKINEIDIPDHDILLAGFPCQPFSIIGDKQGFEDTRGTLFFDIVRILKQKQPSAFLLENVKQLLTHDKGQTFAVIQEQLSRLGYTTYHKVLNALDFGLPQKRERIFIIGFREPIAFDFPKPIGAYKPLSEVLEPDEGVEPSLFASERIQRSRREKCKGTPFFPSIWHENKGGNISVLPFSCALRAGASYNYLLVNGIRRPSGRELLRLQGFPEDFEIVGNMMQIRKQTGNSVAIPVVQAIAEKMLKALQERKPMILPEEQLLLFENRINAYV, from the coding sequence ATGAACGACTTTAACTTCATCGACCTCTTTGCCGGCATAGGCGGGATTCGCATTCCGTTTGAGAAGTTAGGTGGAACATGTGTGTTCAGTTCTGAATGGGATAAATACGCCCAGCAGACTTATTCGCATAATTTCGGGGAAACACCTGCTGGTGATATTACCAAAATCAACGAAATTGACATTCCAGACCACGATATTCTATTGGCAGGTTTCCCGTGTCAGCCTTTCAGCATTATTGGGGATAAACAAGGCTTTGAAGACACGCGTGGCACACTGTTTTTCGACATCGTTCGGATTTTGAAGCAGAAACAGCCGAGTGCGTTCCTTCTTGAAAATGTTAAGCAGCTGCTCACACATGACAAGGGACAAACCTTCGCGGTTATACAAGAACAATTATCACGATTAGGTTACACTACTTACCACAAGGTGTTGAATGCGCTTGACTTTGGATTGCCACAGAAGCGAGAACGGATTTTCATCATCGGGTTTCGTGAACCTATAGCATTTGATTTTCCGAAACCTATCGGCGCGTATAAACCGCTTTCAGAGGTACTGGAACCTGACGAAGGCGTTGAACCGAGTTTATTTGCATCAGAACGTATCCAAAGATCGCGACGCGAGAAGTGTAAAGGCACACCCTTCTTCCCCTCTATCTGGCACGAAAACAAAGGTGGTAATATCTCGGTGTTACCCTTTTCGTGCGCACTAAGAGCGGGTGCCTCTTATAACTATCTTCTGGTAAACGGCATCAGGCGACCCTCTGGCAGGGAATTGCTGCGTCTACAAGGGTTTCCTGAAGACTTCGAGATTGTAGGGAATATGATGCAAATTAGAAAACAGACTGGAAATAGCGTCGCCATTCCTGTCGTTCAAGCGATTGCTGAAAAAATGTTGAAGGCATTGCAAGAACGTAAACCAATGATACTACCTGAGGAACAATTGCTTCTTTTTGAAAATAGAATCAATGCTTATGTTTAA
- the lysA gene encoding diaminopimelate decarboxylase: MSFHYKDGYLYCEEMRVKDIQEQVPYSPFYLYSLAQLEANYAAYQKALDGIDSIIGYAVKANNNLHLLKRLSALGSGAVLVSGNELKVSLAAGFDLRRTILNGNGKTLAELSLAVEHGVLINIDSEFDLAHIRQTAKNLGKPADVLIRINPDVDPGVHPYVSTGMKNSKFGIRNERLDWFLNEIRKDNLLNLVGVHCHLGSTIKEVRIFRDATEIMLAFMRAIQAEGFSVRYLNIGGGLGIDYERTGEEIPTPSDLIDSIRDLLSEDITLIIEPGRSLVGNTSIFVNRVTGVKTNGNKHFIVTDGSMSELIRPSLYDAYQHIQFIEPVDGVVETYDVVGPVCESSDFLGKGRALPTPHEGAGLVVCDAGAYCHAMSSNYNLKMRPPEYLVDGGSFTCIRRVETLDDYLRVFDV, translated from the coding sequence ATGAGTTTTCACTATAAAGATGGGTATCTCTACTGCGAAGAAATGAGAGTTAAAGACATCCAGGAACAGGTACCCTACAGTCCATTTTATCTCTACAGCCTCGCGCAGTTGGAGGCAAATTACGCTGCATATCAGAAAGCACTTGACGGCATCGATTCGATTATAGGCTATGCAGTTAAAGCCAACAATAACCTTCACCTGCTCAAACGTCTCAGTGCACTCGGCAGCGGTGCAGTCCTTGTCAGCGGAAATGAATTGAAGGTGTCGCTCGCGGCAGGGTTCGATCTGAGACGGACAATTTTAAACGGGAACGGGAAAACGCTTGCGGAACTCAGTCTCGCCGTTGAACACGGTGTGCTCATTAACATCGACAGCGAATTCGATTTAGCACATATTCGGCAGACAGCAAAAAACCTCGGCAAACCCGCAGATGTGCTTATTCGTATCAACCCAGATGTGGATCCGGGAGTCCATCCCTATGTTTCCACAGGCATGAAAAATTCCAAGTTCGGCATCCGTAATGAACGGTTGGACTGGTTTTTGAACGAAATTCGCAAGGACAATCTACTGAATTTAGTGGGTGTGCACTGCCATTTGGGTTCGACAATTAAGGAGGTCCGAATCTTCCGAGATGCCACAGAGATTATGCTTGCCTTTATGCGTGCGATCCAAGCGGAAGGTTTCTCAGTGCGCTATCTCAATATCGGCGGCGGTTTGGGTATCGACTACGAACGCACGGGTGAGGAAATCCCGACTCCTTCTGATCTCATCGATTCTATCCGAGACCTGTTGTCTGAGGATATTACGCTTATTATTGAGCCGGGTCGTTCTCTTGTGGGCAATACCTCTATCTTTGTTAATCGCGTTACGGGCGTAAAGACCAACGGTAATAAGCACTTCATTGTTACCGATGGGAGTATGTCGGAATTGATCCGTCCGAGCCTTTACGATGCCTATCAACACATTCAGTTTATCGAACCCGTTGATGGGGTGGTCGAAACGTACGATGTCGTTGGTCCTGTCTGTGAATCTTCAGATTTTCTGGGCAAAGGACGTGCGCTTCCGACCCCGCACGAAGGAGCAGGACTTGTCGTTTGCGATGCGGGTGCCTATTGCCACGCCATGAGTTCCAACTATAATCTAAAGATGCGTCCACCGGAATACCTTGTTGACGGTGGTAGTTTTACATGTATCCGTCGAGTTGAAACATTAGACGACTATTTGCGCGTTTTCGACGTATAG
- a CDS encoding dienelactone hydrolase family protein, which translates to MTAQRFLTAEQGVEQLLKATPPLHFDGTTKAEWQTWRRKFRRNVVKDLGPSPETVPLEVETLERTQHDGYTREKIIFNPDPFSSIPAYVLIPDGASAENPAPAVLCAHGHGIGKDGAVGIVEDYQKQYAVELAKRGFVTLAPDWRCFGERKDRDEWVRRPSRDGCNIAYLAFGYFGYQLLQLNIADGQRCLDYLQSRSEVDGRRLGCMGCSFGGTMTTYISALDRRIKAAVIVCYLSTLTDALNDRGRGNTCGSQFMFGLRKAGDIADVAGLIAPRACMAQIGSDDLCFIETDALEAFEQLEKIYTASGKPDRLVLDHFQGEHEIDLEAGIAFLEERL; encoded by the coding sequence ATGACAGCACAGCGTTTTTTGACAGCAGAACAGGGCGTTGAACAGCTTCTGAAGGCAACGCCACCCCTTCACTTCGATGGTACAACAAAAGCCGAATGGCAAACATGGCGAAGGAAATTCCGGCGTAATGTCGTTAAGGACTTAGGACCTTCACCAGAAACCGTACCATTGGAAGTTGAAACGCTTGAACGAACACAACACGATGGCTACACACGGGAGAAGATTATCTTCAATCCAGATCCGTTCTCTTCCATTCCGGCCTACGTTTTAATCCCAGATGGCGCAAGCGCGGAGAATCCTGCACCAGCGGTCCTGTGTGCACATGGACACGGCATTGGTAAAGATGGCGCAGTCGGGATTGTAGAAGACTATCAGAAACAGTACGCCGTAGAATTGGCAAAGCGCGGCTTTGTGACACTCGCGCCGGATTGGCGATGCTTTGGTGAACGCAAAGATAGAGATGAGTGGGTGCGTCGTCCGAGTCGCGACGGGTGCAATATCGCCTATCTCGCGTTTGGATATTTCGGTTATCAACTCCTGCAGCTGAATATCGCAGACGGTCAACGGTGCTTGGACTATCTCCAGTCGCGTTCTGAAGTCGATGGTCGGCGGTTGGGCTGTATGGGATGTTCCTTTGGTGGAACGATGACGACGTACATTTCCGCCTTGGATCGGCGGATTAAGGCGGCTGTTATCGTCTGTTATCTTAGCACATTGACAGACGCGCTAAACGACCGCGGACGCGGAAATACGTGTGGCTCGCAGTTTATGTTCGGGCTTCGGAAAGCTGGCGATATTGCTGACGTGGCGGGATTAATAGCACCGCGGGCGTGTATGGCGCAAATCGGCTCTGATGATCTCTGTTTCATTGAGACTGATGCATTAGAGGCCTTTGAACAATTGGAGAAAATCTATACAGCATCGGGGAAACCTGATCGGTTGGTGCTGGATCATTTTCAAGGTGAACATGAAATTGATTTGGAGGCAGGGATTGCGTTTTTGGAGGAACGCTTGTAG
- a CDS encoding VWA domain-containing protein, which produces MKSKSSKALLISVLLHFGAGVLGFFYWFGTNPQRNTDSINALLIAEEKPKVRRVQRRKRVQMTQKRTRDTNQPRLKILTSNQPATTRGVVSAAEPAPFQPFDMDNLGEPVGPTTTTVEFDNTPRVQRVVERPSRKRPKTQERPKSRLVRFIEAQEGPQRIVYCIDLSTSMQNLPPHKLKRVIDLMRDSLTFLESHDSFNIVAFSAELVVYQEGFIPVDEETVAASSNYLANIQSHIYTDGTDHDMLTALTEIAKTAPTIVVLFSDGIPTTIEGPDLTLVGQHAAGNGRIFAMGTGMAPNFPGAVMLKQLATVSKGDLWLVDRSRMR; this is translated from the coding sequence ATGAAATCAAAATCCAGTAAAGCTTTACTCATCTCAGTTCTATTACACTTCGGTGCTGGAGTGCTTGGATTCTTCTACTGGTTCGGTACGAACCCGCAGCGAAACACCGACAGCATCAACGCGCTGCTGATCGCGGAAGAAAAGCCGAAAGTTAGGCGCGTGCAACGGCGAAAACGCGTACAAATGACCCAGAAAAGGACCCGCGATACCAACCAACCGCGACTGAAAATCCTTACGAGTAACCAACCTGCTACGACTCGTGGGGTCGTTTCCGCTGCAGAACCAGCACCCTTCCAACCGTTCGATATGGATAATTTAGGGGAACCCGTTGGACCCACAACAACAACGGTTGAATTTGACAATACGCCACGTGTGCAAAGGGTTGTTGAACGTCCTTCCAGGAAACGACCGAAGACCCAAGAACGTCCCAAAAGTAGGTTAGTGCGGTTCATTGAGGCACAAGAGGGTCCCCAGCGTATCGTCTACTGCATCGATCTCTCTACGAGCATGCAAAACCTTCCACCGCACAAACTCAAGCGAGTCATAGACCTCATGCGAGATTCACTCACCTTCCTTGAATCTCACGACAGTTTCAATATCGTAGCATTTAGTGCGGAATTGGTTGTCTACCAAGAAGGTTTCATTCCCGTAGATGAAGAGACGGTTGCAGCCTCGTCGAACTATCTCGCTAACATCCAATCTCATATCTATACAGACGGCACCGACCACGATATGCTAACGGCGTTGACAGAAATCGCAAAGACTGCACCCACGATTGTTGTCCTCTTTAGCGATGGTATTCCCACGACAATCGAAGGTCCCGATCTCACGCTCGTCGGTCAACACGCTGCGGGGAATGGACGTATTTTCGCGATGGGGACTGGAATGGCACCTAATTTCCCGGGGGCAGTGATGCTGAAGCAGCTCGCCACCGTCAGCAAAGGCGACCTCTGGCTGGTTGACAGAAGTAGAATGAGATAA
- a CDS encoding sulfatase-like hydrolase/transferase — translation MPQTDTNQPNVIVFFTDQQRWDTSGLHGNPLDLTPNFDRMAQRGTHVHRSFTCQPVCGPARSCLQTGLYATRTGCFRNGIPLSPNLKTLAHHFGEAGYATGYLGKWHLYSGGTGPGPVPEEHRGGYDYWLASNVLEFTSDAYQTTLYDNDNKPVDLPGYRVDALTDAVIRYVDRHQNEPFYLFTSYIEPHHQNHLDDYPPPDGYRERYTGKWIPPDLAALGGSTHQHLGGYYGMVKRLDEALGRILDALKSLHLLDNTIILFTSDHGCHFKTRNGEYKRSCHESSIRVPTAFHGPGFIGGGQLQELVSLVDIPPTLLDAAGLAVPGEMQGRSILPLVRGETDDWPEEVFVQISEAQVGRAVRTQRWKYGVDAPHQNGGRDAGSDRYAEQYLYDLEADPYELRNLIGLQSHEPVTAVMRERLLRRMLEAGEERPTIEPAPTQRSGQRSVSEAEARS, via the coding sequence ATGCCACAAACGGATACAAATCAACCCAATGTTATCGTTTTTTTCACCGACCAACAACGGTGGGATACCTCCGGCTTGCATGGCAACCCGCTCGACTTGACCCCCAATTTCGACCGGATGGCACAACGCGGCACACACGTCCATCGCTCCTTTACATGCCAACCCGTCTGCGGTCCTGCGCGCTCATGTCTTCAAACCGGATTATATGCAACCCGCACAGGATGCTTCCGAAACGGTATTCCGCTGTCCCCGAACCTCAAAACCCTCGCACACCACTTCGGTGAGGCAGGTTACGCCACGGGATACCTCGGCAAATGGCACCTCTATAGCGGCGGTACAGGACCGGGCCCCGTGCCAGAGGAGCACCGCGGCGGGTATGACTATTGGTTAGCGTCTAACGTCCTTGAGTTCACTTCCGACGCGTACCAGACAACGCTTTACGATAACGACAATAAACCCGTTGATCTCCCCGGCTACCGTGTGGACGCGCTCACCGATGCGGTGATTCGCTACGTTGACCGACACCAAAACGAGCCCTTTTATCTCTTTACGTCATACATTGAACCGCATCATCAAAACCATCTGGACGACTATCCACCGCCGGACGGGTATCGGGAACGGTATACTGGGAAATGGATACCGCCAGACCTTGCAGCACTCGGTGGCTCGACGCACCAGCACTTAGGCGGTTACTACGGTATGGTAAAAAGGTTAGACGAAGCACTGGGTAGAATTTTAGATGCGCTCAAAAGCCTCCATCTACTTGACAACACGATCATCCTCTTCACCTCCGATCACGGGTGCCATTTCAAGACACGTAACGGCGAATACAAACGCTCCTGCCACGAGAGTTCAATTCGTGTGCCGACTGCGTTCCACGGCCCCGGTTTCATCGGCGGCGGTCAGCTTCAAGAACTTGTGAGTCTCGTGGATATTCCACCGACACTCCTCGATGCAGCAGGTTTGGCGGTGCCGGGTGAAATGCAAGGGCGTTCCATTCTACCGCTCGTTCGCGGCGAGACAGACGACTGGCCAGAAGAGGTATTCGTCCAAATCAGTGAAGCACAAGTCGGACGTGCCGTCCGTACGCAACGCTGGAAATACGGTGTGGATGCGCCACATCAAAATGGCGGCAGAGATGCCGGATCTGACCGGTATGCCGAGCAATACCTTTATGATCTCGAAGCAGATCCGTATGAGTTACGGAATCTCATCGGATTGCAATCGCATGAACCAGTAACAGCGGTAATGCGGGAACGGCTCCTTCGGCGAATGCTGGAGGCAGGTGAAGAAAGACCGACAATCGAACCGGCACCCACACAAAGAAGCGGACAACGCAGTGTCTCTGAAGCAGAAGCGAGAAGTTAG
- a CDS encoding HaeII family restriction endonuclease: MENKTAKDHLDTVIRKARVHFYKPIQIAEILHRDRIEKDIDLGDLETYRTPSRKWRDAISRRFIGRISTSSARYQDDLFNPNAIPPSVLVQLGKINRSSNGAVEAYIYTALRDRLSQMSSGLSAVVQADSDSFELRNFIDSFTRNPGLSRSIDKIFEIVVYALFSTLLEVLDVKIGVQINNINDTILNEFSDFTEKVLGLSEDTLEIYQAAKVYRVGVTNAADRGLDMWANFGVAIQIKHISLTPATVEDISSAISADRIIIVCKESEKDILVSVLKQFGSASRIQSVITEDELDEWYEKALRGQSSGLIGGKILQKLANEIKVEFPSTTSEFDDFFNTRGYHHFAFVDFWQI, translated from the coding sequence ATGGAGAATAAAACAGCCAAAGACCATCTTGACACTGTTATCAGAAAAGCCAGAGTTCATTTTTACAAACCGATACAAATTGCAGAGATACTTCATAGAGATAGGATTGAGAAAGACATTGACCTCGGGGATTTAGAAACCTACCGAACGCCTTCAAGAAAATGGCGAGATGCGATTTCTCGTAGGTTTATCGGACGGATCTCTACATCAAGCGCAAGGTACCAAGACGACCTTTTTAATCCCAACGCTATACCACCATCAGTTTTAGTACAACTGGGAAAGATAAATCGAAGCAGCAACGGGGCAGTTGAGGCTTATATCTATACAGCGTTAAGAGACCGACTTTCCCAAATGTCATCGGGTTTATCTGCTGTTGTACAAGCAGATAGCGACTCTTTTGAACTAAGGAACTTCATAGATAGTTTTACGCGGAATCCCGGACTCTCACGAAGCATTGACAAGATATTCGAGATTGTAGTTTATGCCCTATTTTCCACGCTGTTGGAAGTCCTTGATGTCAAAATCGGGGTGCAAATTAACAATATTAATGATACGATTCTAAACGAGTTCTCTGATTTCACCGAAAAGGTTCTGGGATTGTCTGAAGATACACTGGAGATATATCAAGCAGCTAAAGTTTATCGAGTAGGTGTCACTAACGCGGCGGACAGAGGCCTTGATATGTGGGCAAACTTCGGGGTTGCTATTCAGATAAAACACATATCTCTCACACCGGCAACCGTGGAGGACATAAGTAGCGCGATTTCTGCCGATCGGATAATTATCGTCTGTAAGGAATCTGAAAAAGATATCCTCGTATCTGTCTTGAAACAATTTGGCAGTGCCAGTCGAATTCAGAGCGTAATAACCGAGGATGAACTCGATGAGTGGTATGAAAAAGCCTTGCGTGGGCAGTCGTCTGGGTTAATTGGTGGTAAGATATTACAAAAACTCGCAAACGAGATAAAGGTTGAGTTCCCTTCAACTACCTCAGAATTTGATGATTTTTTCAATACGCGTGGTTACCACCATTTCGCGTTTGTAGACTTTTGGCAAATTTAG